A window from Pangasianodon hypophthalmus isolate fPanHyp1 chromosome 16, fPanHyp1.pri, whole genome shotgun sequence encodes these proteins:
- the sall4 gene encoding sal-like protein 4, which translates to MSRRKQSKPQHINSEEPNSTENGVLQDVHTEDGNEIKRCRMEETRVCEKCCAEFFDEMEFLEHERNCTKSQQVVIMKDGEGGELPLEFSQRSPDFQSDHSDGRSSSNSQSKHSIESTDTTEDALNLNGDGDSKQSQEDMSNSLDISYIAASKLQDSNVTLEAMPATRVAVTQHSSSSSTQKSPSPTSQDALHAIPMILEQLVSLQQQQLQQIQLTEQIRIQVAMMTPQSLQSAMGATVDPLKALGAHLSQQLSAAAALIGKRTGTQSLSLEALKQGKLPQSSSIPTSHIAGSVGSIPLKTDTIKGLPDLANRLPALLPQSPAVMAFQSPFTNLAANLDPSKKGKNKMHGMADLKNGGGEQMYKHKCKFCGKTFGNDSALQIHLRSHTGERPFKCNICGNRFTTKGNLKVHFQRHKDKYPHIKMNPHPVPEHLDNIPTNNGIPYGMSVPIEESNIVDSKPVLGLPSTGIHSSVLQGFKPSFDVPVTGDLYTQRPSSSGSDGASISSGIFNNEVGLDQSKEASDGLGSLHQMNGNGVLGENGSGTAKLQQMVDGLEKRTNDPNECLICHRVLSCQSSLKMHYRTHTGERPYKCKICGRAFSTKGNLKAHYGVHRANTPLKMQHSCPICQKKFTNAVVLQQHIRMHMGGQIPNTPLPDNQYEGPETMDSSLTEKNIDASGLEESMEEQDVDFDNQENPNSSEPTPTHAAKEDQPFSGSPAMFTGITALENHMKSLTSALNLQRQSSTASESDGGPKESPSTAGDLEYKNGRSPVVSDSASFHSSSPVDGQLENGQAKSPESVNPDDSAGGTARVESDGTQDFSEMNGALDLTSSFSTKAIKEEPGLPFSNGEYSSGHMPFMRVPPSLVKLEMPIPSENPVGASNQHGSQPSQATGTPPPSSSAPRRSAKQHLCNVCGKNFSSASALQIHERTHTGEKPFACTICGRAFTTKGNLKVHVGTHMWNNSTRRGQRLSLDNPMALMAMGAESKMIPDMLQPPKDLISTPMNFDPSVWNQYAAAFSNGLAMKANEISVIQNGGIPLPGSLAGGPLVGSTGGLMKMDSHSGIPGTVAEMEKNGSESVVKSQFPHFMEEGKVN; encoded by the exons ATGTCGCGACGCAAGCAGTCCAAACCGCAGCACATCAACTCGGAAGAACCCAATTCAACAGAAAATG GGGTTCTACAAGATGTCCATACAGAGGATGGGAATGAAATCAAGAGGTGTCGCATGGAGGAAACAAGAGTCTGTGAAAAATGCTGTGCCGAGTTCTTTGATGAAATGGAGTTTCTTGAACATGAGAGAAACTGCACTAAGAGTCAACAGGTTGTCATTATGAAGGATGGGGAGGGGGGCGAACTACCGCTCGAGTTCTCACAACGATCTCCTGATTTCCAAAGTGATCACAGCGATGGGCGGTCTAGCAGTAATTCTCAGTCGAAGCACAGCATTGAGTCCACTGACACTACTGAGGatgctttaaatttaaatggagACGGGGACTCAAAACAATCCCAGGAGGATATGTCCAACAGCCTTGACATTAGCTACATAGCAGCTTCCAAATTACAAGACTCTAATGTTACTCTTGAAGCCATGCCTGCCACCAGAGTAGCTGTAACACAACATTCATCTAGTTCATCTACGCAGAAATCTCCCTCACCAACATCTCAAGATGCCCTCCATGCAATACCCATGATCCTTGAGCAGCTGGTTAgtcttcagcagcagcagctgcagcagatCCAACTGACTGAACAGATTCGGATCCAAGTGGCCATGATGACACCCCAGAGCCTCCAGTCTGCAATGGGAGCCACAGTGGACCCGCTGAAGGCACTTGGTGCACATCTTTCCCAGCAACTTTCAGCCGCTGCTGCTCTAATCGGAAAACGCACAGGCACACAGAGTTTGTCTTTGGAAGCTCTCAAACAAGGCAAATTACCCCAGTCCAGTAGCATTCCCACATCCCACATTGCTGGAAGTGTTGGCTCCATACCCTTGAAGACCGATACAATCAAAGGGCTTCCGGATCTAGCAAACAGACTTCCAGCTTTACTTCCGCAATCGCCCGCAGTTATGGCATTCCAGAGCCCATTTACTAACCTTGCAGCAAACCTAGATCCCTccaaaaaaggcaaaaacaagATGCATGGCATGGCAGACTTGAAGAATGGAGGTGGGGAGCAGATGTACAAGCATAAATGCAAGTTCTGTGGAAAGACCTTTGGGAATGACAGTGCCTTGCAGATTCATTTACGCTCACACACTGGTGAAAGAccatttaaatgtaacatttgtgGAAACCGTTTCACAACTAAAGGAAACCTTAAAGTGCATTTCCAGAGGCACAAAGACAAGTACCCACACATTAAAATGAATCCACATCCTGTACCAGAGCACCTAGACAACATTCCCACAAACAATGGTATTCCCTATGGCATGTCTGTGCCCATTGAGGAATCCAATATTGTAGACAGCAAACCAGTGCTTGGGCTCCCATCCACAGGTATCCACTCATCAGTGCTCCAGGGATTCAAGCCTTCTTTTGATGTTCCAGTGACTGGGGACCTCTACACGCAAAGACCCTCCTCATCTGGCAGTGATGGTGCATCTATTTCATCAGGCATATTCAATAACGAGGTAGGACTGGACCAGAGCAAAGAAGCCTCAGATGGACTAGGTAGCCTGCATCAAATGAATGGTAATGGTGTCCTAGGTGAGAATGGGTCAGGCACAGCCAAGCTTCAGCAAATGGTGGATGGCCTTGAGAAGAGAACCAATGACCCCAATGAATGCCTGATCTGCCACAGAGTCCTGAGCTGTCAAAGTTCCCTTAAGATGCATTACCGTACCCACACAGGTGAGCGACCCTACAAGTGTAAGATATGTGGCAGGGCCTTTTCTACTAAGGGCAACCTTAAGGCCCACTACGGTGTCCACAGGGCAAACACTCCCCTTAAAATGCAACACTCCTGCCCAATTTGCCAAAAGAAGTTTACCAATGCTGTCGTGCTACAGCAGCATATTCGAATGCATATGGGTGGCCAAATTCCCAACACTCCATTGCCTGACAACCAATATGAGGGCCCTGAAACGATGGATTCCAGTTTGACAGAGAAGAACATTGATGCAAGTGGGCTTGAGGAGAGCATGGAGGAACAAGATGTGGATTTCGACAATCAAGAGAATCCAAACAGCTCTGAGCCTACTCCTACGCATGCTGCCAAAGAGGATCAGCCGTTCAGTGGCTCACCTGCCATGTTCACTGGCATTACTGCCCTAGAAAACCACATGAAAAGCCTCACATCAGCTCTGAACTTGCAGCGACAGAGCAGCACTGCATCTGAGAGTGATGGTGGGCCCAAAGAGTCACCGTCCACAGCTGGAGACCTGGAGTACAAGAATGGACGCAGTCCAGTTGTATCAGATTCTGCTTCATTTCACTCTTCATCTCCAGTAGATGGACAATTGGAGAACGGACAGGCAAAATCCCCAGAATCTGTAAACCCAGATGATTCGGCCGGAGGAACTGCCAGAGTGGAGTCTGATGGAACTCAAGATTTCAGTGAAATGAATGGAGCCCTGGATTTGACTTCCAGTTTCAGTACAAAGGCCATCAAAGAAGAGCCTGGTCTGCCATTTTCCAATGGAGAATATT CTTCTGGTCATATGCCATTCATGAGGGTGCCTCCAAGCCTGGTTAAGTTGGAAATGCCGATTCCTTCTGAGAATCCAGTTGGTGCCAGTAATCAGCACGGTTCACAGCCATCCCAGGCGACAGGCACTCCGCCGCCCAGCTCAAGTGCCCCTCGCCGCTCTGCCAAGCAACATCTGTGTAATGTATGTGGCAAGAACTTCTCTTCGGCCAGTGCATTGCAGATCCATGAACGTACACACACTGGAGAGAAACCCTTTGCTTGTACCATCTGTGGTAGAGCTTTTACAACAAAAGGAAACCTCAAG GTCCACGTTGGAACACACATGTGGAATAATTCAACAAGGCGTGGTCAGCGTTTGTCTTTGGATAACCCTATGGCATTGATGGCCATGGGTGCAGAGTCCAAGATGATCCCAGACATGTTGCAGCCCCCAAAAGATTTGATCTCCACACCGATGAACTTTGACCCATCGGTATGGAATCAGTATGCTGCTGCTTTCTCGAATGGGCTGGCCATGAAAGCCAATGAAATTTCAGTCATCCAAAATGGAGGAATCCCACTCCCTGGAAGCCTTGCTGGAGGCCCTTTGGTTGGCTCCACAGGAGGCTTGATGAAGATGGACTCCCATTCAGGCATTCCGGGTACAGTTGCTGAAATGGAAAAGAATGGCTCGGAGAGCGTAGTAAAATCACAGTTTCCACATTTTATGGAGGAGGGCAAAGTGAATTAA